GTTCGGCGGCACGGGCCTGGGCCGCGTAGACACCGTCGCGATCTTCGAGGAGCTCGCCAAGGGCGACCCGGCCGTCGCCGCCTACATCTCGATCCACAACATGGTGGTCTGGATGATCGACAGCTACGGCGACGACGCGCAGCGCGGAGCCTGGCTGCCGCAGCTGACCGCCATGTCGGCGTTCGGCGGCTACTGCCTGACCGAGCCGGGCGCCGGCTCGGATGCCGCGAACATCGCCACCAGCGCCGTCCGCGATGGCGACGACTACCTGCTCACGGGTGTCAAGCAGTTCATCTCGGGTGCCGGCGAAGCGGGCGTCTACGTCGTCATGGCGCGTACCGGCGGCACGGGTTCCGGAGCGAAGGGAATCAGCGCGTTCCTGGTCCCCGGCGACGCCGAGGGGCTCAGCTTCGGTGCACCCGAGAAGAAGATGGGCTGGCACGCTCAGCCCACTCGTCAGGTGATCTTCGACGGGCTGCGCGTGCCGGCATCCGCCATGCTCGGCGAGGAGGGCCAGGGCTTCGCCATCGCCATGTCGGCGCTCAACGGCGGGCGGCTGAACATCGCCGCCTGCTCGCTGGGAGGTGCGCAATGGGCGCTGGAGAAGGCCGTGCAGTACGTGCACGAGCGCGTCGCGTTCGGCGAGCCGCTCGCCGAGAAGCAGTCGATCCTGTTCACGATCGCCGACATGCGCACCGAGTTGCAGGCCGCACGACTGATGGTGCAGGACGGTGCGCGCGCCGTCGACGAGAAGGCGCCGGATGCCACGATGCGCTGCGCCATGGCGAAGAGGTTCGCCACGGATGCCGGGTTCGACATCGCGAACCGGGCCCTTCAGCTGCACGGCGGCTACGGGTACCTTCAGGACTACGGGATCGAGAAGGTCGTGCGCGATCTGCGCGTGCATCAGATCCTGGAAGGGACGAACGAGATCATGCGACTCATCGTCGGGCGCGAGATGCTGCGCCCCGCCGGCTCCAGCCAGGCGCGGAGCGCGGCATCATGACTGCGTCGTCCTCCAAAGCGGCCATCGCGTTCCTCGGCCTGGGCCACATGGGCCTGCCGATGGCCGTGAACCTGGTGAAGGCCGGTCACGAGGTGCATGGCTTCGACCTGGTGCCCGCCGCGATCGAGGCGGCCACGGCCGCCGGCATCCCGATCGCCGCGAACGGGGCGGATGCCGTGCGCGACGCCGACGTCGTGATCACCATGTTCCCGGCCGGCCGGCACGTCATCGCGGCCTATCAGGACGAGCTGCTGGCGGCGGCGAAGCCGGGCACCCTGTTCATCGAGTCCTCGACCATCGCCGTCGACGAGGCGCGCACCGCGCACCAGCTGGCGATCGACGCCGGACACCGCAACGTCGACGCGCCCGTCTCGGGCGGAGTCGTCGGCGCCGAGGCCGGCACCCTGGCGTTCATGGTCGGCGGATCGGACGAGGACTTCGAGACCGCCCGGCCGCTGCTGGAGGTCATGGGCAAGCGCATCGTGCACTGCGGAGGACCCGGCCTCGGGCAGGCCGCGAAGGTGTGCAACAACATGATCCTCGGCATCTCGCAGATCGCCGTCGCCGAGGCGTTCGTGCTGGCCGAGCGACTCGGGCTCGAGCATCAGGCCATGTACGACGTGGTGTCGCAGGCGTCCGGTCAGTGCTGGGCGCTGACCACGAACTGCCCCGTGCCCGGCCCCGTGCCGACCAGCCCCGCGAACCGCGACTATCAGCCCGGTTTCGCGGGCGCGCTGATGGCCAAGGACCTCGGGCTCGCGCTGCAGGCGATCGAGGGAACCGGGACGGATGCCAGGATGGGCCGTCTCGCCCAGGAGATCTACGCGGCCTTCGCGGCCGGTGAGGGAGCGGGACGGGACTTCTCGGGCATCATCACCGACATCCGCGCCGGCGAGGTCTGACACCTCCCGTTCAGGAACCGGAAAGGTTCTCACCTGGGATACTGGAGACGTCGCAGAGTCGCGACTGAAGGGGGCGGCACATGGCCGAGTACGAGACGATCCTCGTCGAACAGCGAGGACGGGTGGGCTGGATCACCCTCAACAGGCCGCAGGCGCTCAACGCCCTGAACGCCCAGGTCTCCGTCGAGGTCGCGGCAGCGGCATCGGCCTTCGACGACGACGAGGGCGTGGGCGCGATCGTCGTGACCGGCTCCGAGAAGGCCTTCGCGGCCGGCGCCGACATCAAGGAGATGGAGTCCAAGACCGGCTCCGAGATGCTCGATACCGATCACTTCGGCGCGTGGACGCGCTTCGCGGGCGTGCGCACCCCGGTCATCGCGGCCGTCTCCGGCTACGCGCTGGGCGGCGGATGCGAGCTGGCGATGATGTGCGACATCATCCTCGCCGCCGACAACGCCACATTCGGACAGCCCGAGATCAACCTCGGCGTGATTCCAGGCATGGGCGGCACGCAGCGCCTCATCCGTGCGGTCGGCTACTACAAGGCCGCCGAGCTCGTGCTCTCCGGGCGACTGATCAGGGCCGATGAGGCCGAGCGCATCGGACTCGTCTCGCGCGTCGTCCCGGCATCCGATCTGCTGGATGAGGCCACGAAGCTGGCCGAGACCATCGCATCCAAGTCGCTGCCCTCGCTGTACGCGGCGAAGGCGACACTGGACGCCGCGATGGAGACCACTCTCGCCGACGGCCTGGCCGTCGAGAAGCGCGCATTCGCCGCCCTGTTCGACACCGCCGACCAGAAGGAGGGGATGGCCGCCTTCCGCGAGAAGCGCCCCCCTCACTTCCAGCACCGATGAGCAGCGTGATGGAAGTGCTTCCGGACGACGCCGATCTTCAGCTCTCTGAGACCGACCGCCGCGAGCTCGTGGAATGGACCATCGCCTGTGCGGAGCGGATGCTGCCGCTCTTCCTCGCCGAACGCCCCGACGACGAGCGTCCTCGCGAGGCGCTCGATGCCGCCCAGGCGTTCATGCGCGGCGAGATGGACATCGAGGCCGTGCGCGAGAAGGCGTTCGCCTGCCACGCCGCCGCCCGTGAAGCGAGCGACCCGGCGGCCCTGGCGGCCGCACGCGTGTGCGGTCAGGCCGCGGCCGTCGCGCACATGGCAGGGCATGCACGGCAGGTGCCGCGCTATACGTCGAAGGCGTTCCCCGGCGACCGTTCGCGGCGCGACGAGGAGCTCGCCTGGCAGCGGATGCAGGTGCCCGACCGCTTCGACAGATACGTGTACGAAGGCGACTAGAACCCGTCTATATGGCGCGAACCGCCCCGAATCGTCGCGTCAGAGGGCGCTTTGCGCCAGACAGACGGGTCGTGGGGTCAGCTGTGCAGCTCGTCGAGGGTCTTCGCGACGCGGCGCTCGCGGGTGGCGTCCTGCTTCGCGTCCGCGATCGAGCGGGCCATCTCCTTGCGCCGCGAGTACGAGAGCGCGTCGAACGCCGCACGCGCGACGGGGTCGGATGCGAGCGCCGCGGCCAGGGCCTCCGGGATCTCGACCGTGCGCTCAGCGGTGTCGGCGGAGATGACGGCGTCGAACTCGTCGCCGAGCTCGACGGCCATCTCGGCTCGGACGGCCTTGCTGAACCCGATCAGGTTCTTCCCGCCCATCCGCGCCAGGCGCAGCGGGGCGGAGCGGTCGCCGATGGTCACGACCACGGGGAAGGCCTTTGCCGTGCTCAGCAGCGCCACCTCGTCGTCGTCGAGAACGATCGCCCCCGCGGGACCCATCGGCTCGAGCACGGCGTGCTTCCTCAGTTCGCTCATGGGGTCAGCCTAATTCGGCATCCGTCGGGCCGCGAGACTTCTCGTCCTGCATGAGACAGCCCGCCCGGCGTCCTGTCCCATGCCGCAGCACACGTCTCGACGGAAGGGCAAGGGGGTCGCAGGACGCACGCGCGGCCGTTAGCGTCTCGGCATGAGCGACGTGACGATCTTCGCCCCCTCGCCGACACTGACGGTGACTGTCGAGAACTCGGGCGATGCCGACGAGATCCACATCCACGCCGGCGGGCAGGGCGTATGGCAGGCGCGGATGCTGTGCAGGCTCGGCGTCTCGGTGACCATGTGCTGCACGCTGGCCGGCGAGGTCGGCCAGGTCATCCGTCATCTGCTCGAGGACGACGGTGTGGAAGTAGTCGGCATCGATCGGCCCGGCAGAGCCTCTGCCTATGTGCAGGACCGCAGGGGAGGAGAGCGTGAGGAGATCGGCGCCGAGGTCGGCGATCCGATCGCGCGCCACGAGCTCGACGAACTGTACGGCGCCGTCATCCGGGAGGGGATGCGGTCCCGTGTCGTGATCCTCAGCGGTCCGGCGGCCGACGATGTGCTCCCACCGGACACCTACCGGCGTCTGGCCGCCGATCTGCGCGCCTCCGGATGCACGGTCGTGGTGGATCTCGCCGGCGACCGTCTGGATGCTGCGCTGGAGGGCGGCGTCGACGTGCTGAAGGTGAGCGACGAGGAGATGCGCGCGCACGGTCTCGACGACGAGTCGCCGCAGACGATCGCCGCGGCCATGAGGTCGCTGCGCTCCCGCGGTGCTGGGGTCGTGATCGTGACGCGCGCCGAGGAGCCGCTGCTTCTGCTGGACGGCGAAGGGCTGGCCGAGATCACCCCGCCGAAACTGGAGGTCGCCGACAGCCGCGGCGCGGGTGATTCGCTCACGGCGGGCGTCGTCGCGGGGATGGTCCGCGGTGAGACACCGCGCGGTGCGATCACGCTCGGCGCGGCGGCTGGGGCGATGAACGTCACCCGTCACGGGCTCGGGACGGGGGATGCCGAGGCGATCGCCGAGCTGCGCAAGCGGGTGCGGATCGCCCCCGTGGCCGGAGACGACGGCACCTCGAGCGCTCGAGTCAGCCCGGACGGGCTCGCCTCGCTGGCCGAGACGGAGGAGGAACGATGACCCGGCTGCTGGTCACCAACGACGACGGCATCGACTCCCCGGGTCTGCACGCGCTGGCACTCGCGCTGCAGGGGAGGGGCCTGGACGTCACGATCGCGGCACCCGTCACGCAGTCCAGCGGATCGAGTGCCTCGATCATGGCCGAGAACGCCGATGGGCGCATCCGCGTGGACAAGCGCACCCTCGACGGTCTCGAGGAGATCCCCGCCTTCGCCGTGCACGGCGGGCCCGGGCTCATCGCGCTGATCGCCGCGCGCGGGGCCTTCGGCGACCCCAGCGACCTCGTCGCCTCCGGCGTGAATCACGGCGCCAACGTCGGGCGGGCCATCCTGCACTCCGGGACGGTCGGAGCCGCACTCACCGGCGGACTGAACGGCGCATGGGGCATGGCGGTCTCGTTGGACGTGGGACTGGACCCGACGACGTTCCACTGGGCGGCGGCCGCCGATGCGGCGGCCGACCTCGTGCCGGCTCTGCTGCAGCATCCGCGGGGCACCGTCATCAACGTCAACGTGCCCAATGCGAGCGAGTTCCGGGGAGTGGTGGAAGCCGAGCTCGCCCCGTTCGGAATCGTTCAGACGACGCTCACCCAGCAGGACGAGCACGACGTGCGGCTCGCCGTGGAGGACCTGCCGCGAGACCCGGCACCGGGCAGCGACGCCGCGCATCTCGCCGCAGGCTGGATCACCGTGAGCGGGCTCGACCCCGTGTCGCACGTGCCGCTGGGCATCGTGGCCGATGCCAGGGCGAGCTGACGCGATCTCAGGCGAAGTGTGCGCTGATGGCGTCGTTGCGCTCGGTGATCACGCCGATCAGATGCCGGCGCATGACGACGGCATCCACCAGGCGGCCCAGCGGGCCGAACGGCGAGTGGAACCCGATCGTGTCGCGCATGAGCGTCCCGCCCTCGGTCGGTTCGAACTCGTGCGTGTGCCGGAATGCCCCGAACGGCCCCGTCGTCTGCCGATCGCGGAACAGGCGGGGCCGATCGACGTCGAAGACGATCGACGTCATCCGGAAGCGGATGCCGAAGTGCCGGGCGCTCCAGGTGATCTGATCGCCCTCGCCGAGCGTGCCGGAGGCCACTGCACCGACCGCGCGCTCGCCGCGGGAGCTCTGCGATGCCAGGTGCAGCCCGACGTCGAGGGAGAGATCGAACACCGCCTCGGGGGAGGCCGGGATGATCCGCTCCAGGACGAAGGATGCCATCAGAGTGGATCGGGTACCGGACGCGGGTCCGTGAAGTCGCCCGCGTTCTTGCGCATGCGGGCGACGATGCCGACCAGCGCGTTGGCGTCCTCGGCATCGATCCCCGGGCTGCGGAACACGTCGGTGTTCAGTGCGCGTGTGGCCCGCTCGACCAGGTCGCGGCCCGTCTCGGTGAGCGTGAGCAGAGCGGCCCGACCGTCGTGCGGGTGCGGCTCGCGCAGTACCAGGCCGTCGCGCACGAGGCGCTCGGCGGTGCTCGTCACGCTCGTCGCGTGCACCTGCAGACGTGCCACGACACTGGACAGGGGCAGGGTGCCCGACCGGCTGAAGGCCAGCAGACGCAGCACCTCGTAGCGGGCGAACGTGACTCCGAAAGGCTTCAGCGTGGCATCCACCCTCGCCAGCAGGAGCTGCTGCGCGCGCATCACCGAGGTGACCACGGCCATGCCCTCGGCGGCATCCGGCCAGCCGTGCGCCACCCACTGCCGCTTGGCTTCGGCGAGCGGATCGATCGAGAGAGGGCGTGGGCGTGCCATGCGTCAACGGTATCGGGTGCGGATGCCGTTCAATGGCATCCGCATCCGGGACTTCAGCGGCGGGAGTCGTCAGTCGACGTAGGCGATGTCGATGTCCGCAACATCCTGATCGTGGAGGTTCACCACGATGTTGTCCGGCGTGCGGGTCGTCATCCAGATGAGCTCCTCGGTGTGGCTGAGGTTGCCTTCGATGTGCGGCACGAACGGCGGTACATAGACGAAGTCGCCCTCGGACATGTAGAGGATGTCTTCGTAGCGCTCGCCGAAGCGGATGAAGCCGTTGCCCTTGTACACGTACCCGCCGGTCTCAGCCTCGCCGTGGTGGTGCGGGTCGGAGACCTCTCCCGGGCCGGTGTAGACCTTGCCGAACCAGAGGCCCTCGACCTCGGTGTTCTCGACGGCGACTCCCGAATAGCGACGGGCGTTCGATGTTTGCCCCGGGGCCATGGGTAGCTCGTCCTTGCGCTGAACCGAGAGCTTCTTCAGCTGCTGTGATGCATCAGTCATGGTCGTTCCTTTCTGTGGTGGTCAGGCTTCTTCGATGACGGATGTCGTGAGCGCGCCCAATCCGTCGATGGAGATCTCGATGACGTCCCCGGGGGAGAGCCAGAGCGCCGGGTCGCGGCCGTCTCCCACGCCACCGGGCGTTCCCGTGGCGATGATGTCGCCAGGTCGCAGCGTCGTCCACTCCGAGCAGTACGACACGAGGCTGGCCACGTCGAACACGAGCTGGTCGAGCGTCGAGTCCTGCACGAGCTGCCCGTTGATCCGGGTCCGGATGCGCTGCGACCCGACTGCTCCGAACTCGTCGGCGGTGACGATCGCCGGCCCCAGACTGCCGCTGCGCGGGAAGTTCTTGCCCGGTGCGAACTGGGACGTGTGGCGTTGGTAGTCGCGTATCGAACCGTCGTTCATGATGGTGTAGCCGAGCACATGATCGAGCGCGTCCGCTTCGTCGACGTGCCGCGCTTCGCGCCCGATGACCACGGCGAACTCGCCCTCGTAGTCGAAGGACGTGCTGTTCCCCGGCGCCACGAGGGCTTCGCCGTCCCCCACGAGCGAGTCGGCGAACCGGGTGAAGATCACCGGCTTCTCGGGTGTTGCGCGCTTCATCTCGGCGATGTGGTCGGCGTAGTTCAGGCCGACGCAGATGATCTTCTGCGCGTCGGGCACGGGGGGGAGGAGTTGTACGTCGTCGGAGCGGAGCGGAACGGCATCGCCTGCATGCGCGGCGATGCCGGCGAGGTCGCCATCGCGAAGGACCTCACCGAGTCGACGGCCGGCCGCGATCTCGAGTGCGCCGAGGTCGCGTATGGTGTCGCCGTCCAGCGCCCCCCACGATCCACGTCCTGCATGGGTGAACGACACAAGCTTCACGTTTCCTCCTCGAACAGGTCCCGCGGTCGAGCGCAGGATCGGAATCAGTGTAAACTAACGAGCAACCGTTCGCTAGTTTACGGAGAGGTGACATCGATGCCGAAGTCCCAGGCGCCCCCACGGCTGTTCGAGCCGATCCAGCTCCGCTCGCTCGCCGTCGCGCACCGGCTGTGGGTCGCGGCGATGTGTCAGTACTCAGCGATCCGTGGCGTCGTCCAACCCTGGCACCTCGTGCACCTCGGTTCGTTCGCGATCGGACGAGCCGGCCTGATCGTCACCGAGGCGACCGCAGTGAGTCCCGAGGGCAGGATCAGCTCCGGCGATGCGGGGATCTGGACGGAAGAGCAGGCCAAGGCGTGGGAGCCGGTGGTCGAGTTCGTCCACCAACAGGAGACGCCGATCGCCGTGCAGCTGGCGCATGCGGGGCGCAAGGCGTCGACCCGCCCGCCATTCCAGGGGCGCGGCTATCTCCCCGCCGATGAGGGTGGCTGGGCGACCGTGGGCCCGTCGACCGTCCCGTTCGGAGAATTGCCTGACCCGACGGCGCTGACGACGGCCGACATCGCGGGCGTCATAGACGACTTCGCATGTGCCGCATCCCGCGCGGTCGCGTCGGGATTCGACGCAGTCGAGATACACGCCGCGCACGGCTACCTGCAGCATCAGTTCCTGTCCTCGCTCTCGAACCGACGCGAGGATGACTACGGCGGCAGTTATGAGAATCGCACGCGAATCGTCCGCGAGACCGTGGTTGCGGTGCGTGGGGTCATCCCAGACACGATGCCGCTGTTCATCAGACTGTCCGCCACTGACTGGGTCGAAGGCGGCTGGTCACTGGAGGACACCAAGCGCCTGGTGCCCGTGCTGCGTGCACTCGGAGTCGACTTCGTGTCGATCTCCTCGGCGGGCAATGATCACCGCCAGGAGATCCCGGTTGGTCCGGGCTACCAACTACCTCTCGCTCGCGCGGTCCGGGAGAGCGCGGGCATCCCCGTCGGTGCCGCAGGGCTGATCACGGAGCCGCGACAGGCCGAGACCGCACTCGTGGATGGCGGAGCGGATGTGATCTTCGCCGCGCGTCAGTTCCTCCGCGAACCGGGGTTCGCCCTCCGTGCCGCGGCGGAGCTCGGGGGGTTCCTGGAGTGGCCACGGCAGTACCGGATGGCCCGATTCGAGGGGAGCATTCCGTGATCAGCGCGCCAGCACCTGGTAGAAGTGAAGTTGGGCCGCCCAGCGGGTGGTCATCGTGAGCGCTCGACAGGAGTACGGGTAATGGCGGGAATCACTGCAGGAGGACAGCAGACGGCGGCGGCGATCCGGCGCGAGGCGGCGGCGAGCTTCGTGCAGCACGGGTACGAGGCGACGAGCCTGCGCAACATCGCGGCTGCCGTCGGGATCAAAGTCGGCAGCCTGTACAACCACATCACGAGCAAGGAGGATCTCCTTCTTTCCGTGATGGGCGGCACGATGGATGACCTGAACTCCTTGATGGACGAGGCGCTCGACGGGCCGATCGATCCGGTGGACCGCCTCATCGCCTTCGTCGAGTGTCACATCCGCTTCCACGCCGAGCGGGCGCAGGAAGTGTTCATCGGCAACACGGAACTGCGCTCGCTGCACGCGGAAGCGCGGGCCGAGCTGTCCGAAAAGCGCCGTGAGTATCGCAAGCTCCTCGAATCGCTGATCGTCGCTGTCGGCGAAGCCGACGAAGCCGACATCCTCAATGCCCGTCTGCACGCATTCAGCATCGTCGCGATCGGCACTCACGTCGCCGGCTGGTATCGCGAGGACGGCGGACTGCCGCTGGACGAGATCATCGAGATCTACACAACGATGGTTCTGCGCAGCCTTCGAGTCGATGGCGCAGACGAGCGCGTGCGGACGCAACTGGCCGCCGGCCGCTGACCCGAGACGCGGTATCCGTCGCGTGGTGGGCACATGCGCTACACTCACACATAGACAAACGCTTGTACGTTTGTTTGACGACATGGAGAAGCAAAGATGCGCACCATCGGCGACTGGACTCGACTCAACGCCCGAAGGCATCCCGACCGGGAAGCCTTCGTCGGCGTCGATGGCCGCGTCACCTTCGGCCAGGTCGCCGAGCGCGCGTGGAAGCTGGCGCGAGGTCTGCGAGCAGCCGGTGTGCGCCCGGGCGACACCGTAGGAGTGCTCGCCGGCAACACGGTCTTCAACGCCGAGACGTTCATCGGAACGGCGATCAGCGCGGGGATCTACACGGCCTACAACTGGCGGTGGGCTGCCGAGGAGCTCGCAGCGGGTGTCCGCGAGAGCGGAGCCGCGATCGTCATCGTCGAAGATCGATTCCGCTCGCTTCTGAACGACGCCCTCGACATCATCTCCGCACGCGATGACACAGTCGCGCTGCCCCGCGTGATCGAGCAGGGCGAGGTCGAGACGCTGCGCATCGGCGACGGAGAGGCCCCCGACGTCGTCGCTCCCGACGATCCGCTCTGCCTGATCTACACCGGGGGCAGCACGGGCACGTCGAAGGCCGTGGTGCTGTCGCATCGGGCCGCGACCGCAAACGCGCTCAACGAGTACATCGATCTCGGCATCGGAGCTCTCCCCGAGGAGCGCGGGTTGATGGTGACGCCGATGTTCCACTCGGCCGGGCTGCTCACCTGGCTGGTCACGCACTTCGTGGCGGGCAAGACCACGGTGCTCGTCGACAAGTTCGACGAGCAGGAGTTCGTCGAGTGGGTCGGTCGCGAGCGTGCGACGAACAGCTTCATGATTCCGAACATGATGCGGCGGCTCATGCAGGCCGGCGCATTCGAGGCGCCGGAGGTGCAGCAGCACTTCAAGGCCATGCACACGGGTGCAGGTCTGCTGCGCATGCCGAACAAGGTCGAGTTCATCGAGACCATGCCGAACGCGAAGCTGTTCTTCCGCTATGGACTCTCCGAGGCCGGGCCCATGGTCACGCGCCTGCACCATGACGACATGCTCGACATCGACGTCGACGGATCGATCGGCCAGGAGTACACGCTCGTCGAATCCAAGCTGATGAGTATCGACGGGGAGGATCGCGAGATCGAGCCGGGCGAGCTCGGGGAGATCTGCGTTCGCGGCCCCAGCATCATGACCGGATACCACCGGCGCCCGGAAGCCACCGCTGAGACGATCGTCGACGGGTGGTTGCACACCGGCGACCTCGCGACTCGGGACGAGCGCGGCTACTACTTCTTCAAGGACCGCCTGAAGGAGATGATCAAATCCGGCGGCGAGAACGTGTACTGCGTCGAGATCGAGCAGGCCCTGTACCTGCATCCCGCTGTGCTCGAGGCGGCTGTCGTCGGCGTCGCCAACGAGACCTGGGGCGAGGAGGTGCGCGCGGTCGTATCGCTGCGCGACGGCCGTACCGCCGATGCGCAGGAACTGTCCGCATTCCTGCGCACACAGCTCGCCGGATACAAGATCCCCAAGGAGTTCGCCTTCATGGCGGCGACGGATCTGCCGCGCTCGGGCGCAGGCAAGCTCGTCAAAGAACAGCTGAAGACCAAGCTCGGCTGGAACTGATCCGCCGAAGAACAGCAGGAGAGACTGAGATGTTCGAGAAGATCCTGATCGCCAACCGTGGCGAGATCGCCGTTCGCGTCATGCGCACGGCGAAGCGCCTCGGCATCGCGACTGTCGCGGTGTACTCCGAGGCGGATGCCGACGCGCTGCATGTGCGCGCCGCCGATGAGGCCTTTGCCCTCGGTGACGGGCCGGCGAGCGAGAACTACCTCAACGTCGCGAAGATCGTCGAGGCGGCCAAGCGCACCGGCGCCCAGGCGGTGCACCCGGGCTACGGCTTCCTCGCGGAGAACGCATCCTTCTCCCAGGCGGTCAGCGATGCTGGGATCGCGTTCATCGGACCCTCGGCCGAGGCGATCACCACGATGGGCGAGAAGGTCGCGGCGCGAGCGGTGGCCGTGGCGGCAGAGGTACCCCTCGCACCCGGATCCGACGGTCCGATCACATCCGCAGACGAGGTCATCGCGTTCGGAGACGTGCACGGATACCCGGTCCTGGTCAAAGCCGCTTACGGCGGCGGCGGGCGTGGCATGCGCGAGATCCGTTCCGCCGACGAGGCCCCCGAAGCATTCGCCGCCGCCGTGCGCGAGGCCACGGCGGCGTTCGGCAACGGTCAGGTGTACTGCGAGCGCTATCTGGTCAACGCTCGTCACGTCGAAGTGCAGGTCTTCGGCGACAGCCAGGGGAACATCGTCTACCTGGGCGACCGTGACTGCTCCGTGCAGCGCCGCCACCAGAAGCTCATCGAAGAGGCGCCCGCCCCGGGGCTGAGCGACGAGCTCCGCGCCGCCATGGGGGCCGCGGCAGTACGCCTGGCCGGTCATGTCGGCTACGTGGGTGCGGGCACCGTCGAATTCCTCGTGGAGGACGGTTCGTTCTTCTTCCTCGAGATGAACACGCGCATCCAGGTGGAGCATCCAGTGACCGAGGCGGTCACCGGACTCGATCTGGTCGAGCTTCAGTTGCGCGTCGCCGACGGAGCGCCGCTCGGGATGACGCAGGCCGACGTGCGCGTCGCCGGTGCAGCGATCGAGGCGCGCATCAACGCCGAGGATGCCTCCGGGGGGCTGTTCCGCCCCGATCCCGGTCTCGTCACCGCTCTGGAGGCACCCGCGGGAGACGGCCTGCGGTGGGATGCGGGGTACGAGAGCGGTGATGAGGTGCTGCCCCTCTACGACAGCCTGATCGGAAAGCTGATCGCCACCGCGCCCACGCGAGCCGAGGCGATCGACAGGCTGCGCGACGGCCTGGCCCGGCTGTCGATCGAGGGCATCGCGACGACGGCGCCCGCCGCCAGACACATCATCGGGCTCGACGCCTTCCGGACGATGGGCATCAACACCCTCTGGCTCGAATCCGACGTCGAGTTCCCCGACTTCGATGAGGAGCCGGAGGACCGATTCGAGGTGGAGGTCGGCGGTCGCTGGTACCGCATTCCGTACTTCCCCGAGGGCGTCGTCCCCGGACCGAGCACGGCTGCGCCCGCGACCGAGCCAGCTGCGGCCCGTGCAGCCGGGCCCCGTGCAGCGGGCGGCCGATCCCGCAAGAAGGCGGGAGACGGCACGGTCAAGGCGCCGATGCAGGGCACGATCGTGAAAGTGAATGTGGCCCCGGGAGACGAGGTCGCGACGGGAACCGTGCTGTTCGTGCTCGAGGCCATGAAGATGGAGAATCCGATCCAGGCGCAGCAGGACGGCGTCATCGCCGCAGTCCACGCCGAGGTCGGGCAGTC
Above is a genomic segment from Microbacterium sp. W4I4 containing:
- a CDS encoding cupin domain-containing protein; amino-acid sequence: MTDASQQLKKLSVQRKDELPMAPGQTSNARRYSGVAVENTEVEGLWFGKVYTGPGEVSDPHHHGEAETGGYVYKGNGFIRFGERYEDILYMSEGDFVYVPPFVPHIEGNLSHTEELIWMTTRTPDNIVVNLHDQDVADIDIAYVD
- a CDS encoding fumarylacetoacetate hydrolase family protein; the protein is MKLVSFTHAGRGSWGALDGDTIRDLGALEIAAGRRLGEVLRDGDLAGIAAHAGDAVPLRSDDVQLLPPVPDAQKIICVGLNYADHIAEMKRATPEKPVIFTRFADSLVGDGEALVAPGNSTSFDYEGEFAVVIGREARHVDEADALDHVLGYTIMNDGSIRDYQRHTSQFAPGKNFPRSGSLGPAIVTADEFGAVGSQRIRTRINGQLVQDSTLDQLVFDVASLVSYCSEWTTLRPGDIIATGTPGGVGDGRDPALWLSPGDVIEISIDGLGALTTSVIEEA
- a CDS encoding NADH:flavin oxidoreductase/NADH oxidase codes for the protein MPKSQAPPRLFEPIQLRSLAVAHRLWVAAMCQYSAIRGVVQPWHLVHLGSFAIGRAGLIVTEATAVSPEGRISSGDAGIWTEEQAKAWEPVVEFVHQQETPIAVQLAHAGRKASTRPPFQGRGYLPADEGGWATVGPSTVPFGELPDPTALTTADIAGVIDDFACAASRAVASGFDAVEIHAAHGYLQHQFLSSLSNRREDDYGGSYENRTRIVRETVVAVRGVIPDTMPLFIRLSATDWVEGGWSLEDTKRLVPVLRALGVDFVSISSAGNDHRQEIPVGPGYQLPLARAVRESAGIPVGAAGLITEPRQAETALVDGGADVIFAARQFLREPGFALRAAAELGGFLEWPRQYRMARFEGSIP
- a CDS encoding TetR/AcrR family transcriptional regulator, translating into MGRPAGGHRERSTGVRVMAGITAGGQQTAAAIRREAAASFVQHGYEATSLRNIAAAVGIKVGSLYNHITSKEDLLLSVMGGTMDDLNSLMDEALDGPIDPVDRLIAFVECHIRFHAERAQEVFIGNTELRSLHAEARAELSEKRREYRKLLESLIVAVGEADEADILNARLHAFSIVAIGTHVAGWYREDGGLPLDEIIEIYTTMVLRSLRVDGADERVRTQLAAGR
- a CDS encoding class I adenylate-forming enzyme family protein, translated to MRTIGDWTRLNARRHPDREAFVGVDGRVTFGQVAERAWKLARGLRAAGVRPGDTVGVLAGNTVFNAETFIGTAISAGIYTAYNWRWAAEELAAGVRESGAAIVIVEDRFRSLLNDALDIISARDDTVALPRVIEQGEVETLRIGDGEAPDVVAPDDPLCLIYTGGSTGTSKAVVLSHRAATANALNEYIDLGIGALPEERGLMVTPMFHSAGLLTWLVTHFVAGKTTVLVDKFDEQEFVEWVGRERATNSFMIPNMMRRLMQAGAFEAPEVQQHFKAMHTGAGLLRMPNKVEFIETMPNAKLFFRYGLSEAGPMVTRLHHDDMLDIDVDGSIGQEYTLVESKLMSIDGEDREIEPGELGEICVRGPSIMTGYHRRPEATAETIVDGWLHTGDLATRDERGYYFFKDRLKEMIKSGGENVYCVEIEQALYLHPAVLEAAVVGVANETWGEEVRAVVSLRDGRTADAQELSAFLRTQLAGYKIPKEFAFMAATDLPRSGAGKLVKEQLKTKLGWN
- a CDS encoding acetyl-CoA carboxylase biotin carboxylase subunit, with product MFEKILIANRGEIAVRVMRTAKRLGIATVAVYSEADADALHVRAADEAFALGDGPASENYLNVAKIVEAAKRTGAQAVHPGYGFLAENASFSQAVSDAGIAFIGPSAEAITTMGEKVAARAVAVAAEVPLAPGSDGPITSADEVIAFGDVHGYPVLVKAAYGGGGRGMREIRSADEAPEAFAAAVREATAAFGNGQVYCERYLVNARHVEVQVFGDSQGNIVYLGDRDCSVQRRHQKLIEEAPAPGLSDELRAAMGAAAVRLAGHVGYVGAGTVEFLVEDGSFFFLEMNTRIQVEHPVTEAVTGLDLVELQLRVADGAPLGMTQADVRVAGAAIEARINAEDASGGLFRPDPGLVTALEAPAGDGLRWDAGYESGDEVLPLYDSLIGKLIATAPTRAEAIDRLRDGLARLSIEGIATTAPAARHIIGLDAFRTMGINTLWLESDVEFPDFDEEPEDRFEVEVGGRWYRIPYFPEGVVPGPSTAAPATEPAAARAAGPRAAGGRSRKKAGDGTVKAPMQGTIVKVNVAPGDEVATGTVLFVLEAMKMENPIQAQQDGVIAAVHAEVGQSTPSGTLLAEFAKADA